In methanogenic archaeon ISO4-H5, the following are encoded in one genomic region:
- a CDS encoding methionine aminopeptidase Map, whose amino-acid sequence MLNEDQLAKLRKAGEVSAAARDLGISLCKPGAKLFDIAQEVEGYIRDHGCGVAFPCNLSINEVAAHYTPTPNDQTRLEIGDVIKVDCGAVLDGYIGDTAATVEVATNAYRDLVEASKRARNTVAEFVGEGTPIREIGRAIEMSVKRDGFNVVENLCGHQIDFWDLHAGYSIPPYDAGDETKIQAGQTFAVEPFATNGKGYVNNGKPGNIVIKVRDKPVSDPELKDFIAFIDQEFHGLPFCARSCDRSRGDWQLNDSTDSEKCVKKLVRMGILSSFAQLVEVPGAIVTQHEYTFYAIGKRAEVTTLP is encoded by the coding sequence ATGCTGAACGAGGACCAGCTCGCCAAACTCCGTAAAGCAGGGGAGGTCTCTGCCGCGGCACGCGACCTGGGTATCAGCCTCTGCAAGCCCGGAGCGAAACTATTCGATATCGCACAGGAGGTCGAGGGATACATCCGCGACCACGGATGCGGTGTTGCATTCCCCTGCAACCTCAGCATCAACGAGGTCGCTGCACATTACACCCCTACTCCCAACGACCAGACCCGCCTCGAGATCGGCGACGTCATCAAGGTCGACTGCGGTGCCGTCCTCGACGGATACATCGGAGATACCGCCGCCACCGTGGAAGTTGCCACCAACGCCTACAGGGACCTCGTGGAGGCCTCCAAACGTGCGAGGAACACCGTTGCGGAGTTCGTCGGCGAGGGTACCCCCATCCGCGAGATTGGACGTGCCATCGAGATGAGCGTCAAACGTGACGGATTCAACGTCGTGGAGAACCTCTGCGGACACCAGATCGATTTCTGGGACCTGCATGCGGGTTACTCCATCCCCCCTTACGATGCGGGCGACGAGACCAAGATCCAGGCAGGACAGACCTTTGCTGTGGAACCCTTCGCCACCAACGGAAAGGGATACGTCAACAACGGCAAGCCCGGCAATATCGTGATCAAGGTCAGGGACAAGCCCGTAAGCGACCCCGAACTGAAGGATTTCATCGCCTTCATCGACCAGGAGTTCCACGGTCTCCCCTTCTGTGCCAGGAGCTGCGACAGGAGCCGCGGCGATTGGCAGTTGAACGATTCCACCGATTCCGAGAAGTGCGTGAAGAAACTGGTGCGCATGGGTATCCTGAGTAGTTTCGCACAGCTCGTTGAGGTCCCGGGAGCCATCGTGACCCAGCACGAGTACACCTTCTACGCCATCGGCAAGAGGGCAGAGGTCACTACCCTCCCATAA
- a CDS encoding Sua5/YciO/YrdC/YwlC family translation factor: MSIYKCDISKGFDQECVRAAEAAAKSVSDGQLIVYPTDTVYGIGADIYNQNAVKALYLAKKRPFDMALSVAVADRAMMEKVAVLNENADKLIKAFLPGPLTIIIQKQPDVPDIVTSCSQKVGLRIPDHPMAVEIAKRSGPIVATSANTHFHPDAVNIDMALDAFGDSVSTYVDCGPSPLGKPSTIVWIKDKEYEIIRQGTITEEMINEVLSC, translated from the coding sequence TTGAGCATCTACAAGTGCGACATCTCTAAGGGATTTGACCAGGAATGCGTCCGTGCGGCAGAGGCCGCAGCCAAGTCCGTTTCAGACGGACAGCTTATCGTATACCCTACCGACACAGTCTACGGTATCGGTGCGGACATCTATAACCAGAACGCCGTCAAGGCACTCTACCTTGCCAAGAAGAGGCCGTTCGATATGGCCCTTTCCGTGGCCGTTGCCGACAGGGCAATGATGGAGAAGGTTGCTGTCCTCAACGAGAATGCGGACAAGCTCATCAAGGCGTTCCTGCCCGGTCCTTTGACCATCATCATCCAGAAGCAGCCCGATGTGCCAGACATCGTTACATCGTGCTCTCAGAAGGTCGGACTCCGTATCCCTGACCACCCTATGGCGGTCGAGATCGCAAAGCGTTCCGGACCCATCGTGGCCACTTCCGCCAACACCCACTTCCATCCCGATGCTGTCAACATAGACATGGCCCTCGATGCCTTCGGCGACAGCGTCTCCACCTACGTAGACTGCGGACCAAGTCCCCTCGGAAAACCCTCCACCATTGTCTGGATTAAGGACAAGGAATACGAGATCATCCGCCAAGGAACCATCACCGAAGAAATGATCAACGAGGTCTTATCATGCTGA
- a CDS encoding Metallo-beta-lactamase domain protein, translated as MSIVRIDTSIPYDSNIYLVKGRSAVLIDTGTGLDSHNTIDSIWRELDGIRLSAILLTHCHADHIGGLQAVSEEFGCQVYAYDPDASVISSGDQHVSVAGMFGIPLRPVPCKALRSTDTFDLGDHLLEVIPTPGHTAGGVCFYDRPTGSLFSGDTLFSSGFGRTDLPTGSYSSMYKSLQSLRNVNIGTLYPGHGPVTEDGNRAVAEAISMMEGTY; from the coding sequence ATGTCAATTGTCCGTATCGATACATCCATTCCCTACGATTCGAACATCTATCTCGTGAAGGGCCGTTCGGCCGTTCTTATCGATACCGGTACCGGTCTGGATTCTCATAACACAATTGATTCCATATGGAGGGAGCTCGACGGAATCAGGCTGTCGGCCATCCTCCTCACCCATTGCCATGCCGATCACATTGGCGGTCTGCAGGCCGTATCGGAGGAGTTCGGATGTCAGGTATACGCATATGACCCAGACGCTTCGGTTATCTCTTCCGGAGACCAACACGTATCTGTCGCAGGCATGTTCGGCATCCCGCTCAGACCCGTCCCCTGCAAGGCCCTTAGGTCCACCGACACCTTCGATCTCGGAGACCATCTACTTGAGGTGATACCTACCCCCGGACACACTGCGGGAGGTGTCTGTTTCTACGACCGTCCCACAGGTTCCCTGTTCTCCGGAGATACGCTTTTCAGCAGCGGATTCGGCCGTACCGATCTGCCCACCGGTTCTTACTCCAGCATGTACAAATCACTCCAATCACTGAGAAACGTAAATATAGGTACACTCTACCCTGGGCATGGACCTGTTACCGAGGACGGTAACAGGGCAGTTGCAGAAGCAATATCAATGATGGAGGGAACCTATTGA
- a CDS encoding nitrogenase cofactor biosynthesis protein NifB yields MDMLGTHPCYNEEAHRKYARMHVPVAPKCNIQCNYCNRKYDCSNESRPGVTSEVLSPEEAVSKVGYVLEKIPNLKVIGIAGPGDPLANEETFATLALLKERYPSLTPCISTNGLALPASVQRLYDLGVRFVTVTINAPDAETGAKIYGSVLWKGKRYKGKEGAEILLRNQLEGIRMCHELGILVKANIVMVPDMNAKAIPELVRLVKKLGAFIVNILPLIPVPGTAFENVRGPTPAERKALMDECSLDAKMMRHCKQCRADAIGLLGEDRSAEFTGCGLGKGDGCGPTESWSSLVKIDTGKRFTVAVASEGGKTVDAGFGSAGRFLVYRVDGEDVELLREVRPRDMDSSTAGLPHREHIEALINLLDDCDIIVVKEIGDMPRNAIEHRNKRIVVTSDTVRKAVSQLS; encoded by the coding sequence ATGGACATGCTCGGAACCCATCCGTGTTACAACGAAGAGGCCCACAGGAAATATGCGCGCATGCATGTGCCCGTGGCTCCCAAGTGCAACATACAGTGCAACTACTGCAACAGGAAGTACGACTGCAGCAACGAGTCGCGTCCCGGCGTGACCAGCGAGGTGCTCTCTCCTGAAGAGGCGGTATCCAAAGTAGGATACGTCCTGGAGAAGATCCCCAACCTGAAGGTCATAGGCATCGCAGGGCCGGGAGACCCCCTTGCAAACGAAGAGACTTTCGCCACGCTGGCACTTCTCAAAGAAAGGTATCCTTCCCTCACTCCGTGCATATCCACGAACGGTCTCGCCCTGCCCGCTTCGGTGCAGAGGCTGTACGACCTCGGAGTGAGATTCGTCACCGTCACCATCAACGCCCCCGACGCGGAGACCGGTGCCAAGATCTACGGCTCTGTCCTCTGGAAGGGGAAGAGATACAAAGGCAAGGAAGGCGCCGAGATCCTCCTCCGCAACCAGCTGGAAGGCATCAGGATGTGCCACGAGCTGGGTATCCTCGTGAAAGCCAACATAGTCATGGTCCCGGATATGAACGCCAAAGCCATCCCGGAACTGGTCCGCCTGGTGAAAAAACTCGGTGCGTTCATAGTGAACATCCTCCCGCTCATCCCCGTACCGGGAACCGCTTTCGAGAACGTCCGCGGACCCACGCCCGCTGAAAGGAAAGCGCTCATGGACGAATGTTCCCTCGACGCGAAGATGATGAGGCACTGCAAACAGTGCCGTGCCGATGCCATCGGCCTCCTGGGAGAGGACCGCTCCGCAGAATTCACCGGCTGCGGCCTCGGTAAGGGGGACGGATGCGGACCCACCGAATCCTGGTCCAGTCTCGTGAAGATCGATACCGGCAAGAGGTTCACCGTCGCGGTCGCCAGCGAAGGCGGGAAGACCGTCGATGCGGGGTTCGGAAGCGCGGGCAGATTCCTCGTGTACAGGGTGGACGGAGAGGATGTCGAACTGCTCAGAGAAGTAAGACCCAGAGACATGGATTCGTCAACCGCGGGACTCCCCCACAGGGAGCACATCGAAGCTCTCATCAACCTCCTCGACGACTGCGATATCATCGTCGTGAAGGAGATCGGCGACATGCCGAGGAACGCCATCGAGCACAGGAACAAGAGGATAGTCGTAACCTCCGATACCGTGAGAAAGGCAGTTTCCCAACTCTCCTGA
- a CDS encoding alanyl-tRNA synthetase AlaS2, translating into MEAQELRDAYVNFFKSKGHAHIKSASLIPENDPTVLFTTAGMHPLVPYLLGEKHPAGTRLTDYQKCVRTGDIEDVGDASHLTFFEMLGNWSLGDYFKKESIAWSFELLRDVLHLTPDQLAVTAFAGDEDAPKDEETAQLWEEQGIAKDHIFFLPKEDNWWGPAGQTGPCGPDTEIFFIDKTKKPCGPECRPGCHCGYYTEIWNNVFMQYFKDKDGKFTPLKQKNVDTGMGLERALRVLCGTETVYETPLFTGIIGKIEELSGKKYADDMKAFRVVADHLRASTFLIADGVVPTKMGAGYILRRLIRRASRYMSSLGIEESGHMKDVSQVVINEYSAAYPELKQNEQTILTTITEEEEKFHKNLRKGMRRFEEMVANNGDAKVLPGDKVFQLYDTFGFPIELTKELAEERGFQVDVDDFNGRFKQHQETSRMDTNQTFKGGLADHSEETTKLHTATHLLNAALRTLIDPDIRQKGSNITPERLRFDFNIDRKLTPEELASIEKYVNDAIKADIPVVCEEMTLEEARARNAIGVFDSKYGEKVKVYTMGDVSCEICGGPHVQHTGELQGFKIQKQENVAAGVKRIKAVVGKFD; encoded by the coding sequence ATGGAAGCTCAGGAACTCAGAGACGCATACGTCAATTTCTTCAAATCGAAAGGGCACGCGCACATCAAGTCCGCCTCCCTCATCCCCGAGAACGACCCCACCGTTCTGTTCACCACCGCAGGAATGCACCCCCTGGTACCCTACCTGCTCGGAGAGAAGCACCCCGCAGGAACCAGGCTCACCGATTACCAGAAATGCGTAAGGACCGGCGACATCGAGGATGTCGGCGACGCCAGCCACCTCACCTTCTTCGAGATGCTGGGTAACTGGTCCCTCGGAGACTACTTCAAGAAGGAGTCCATCGCCTGGAGCTTCGAACTCCTCCGCGACGTGCTCCACCTCACCCCCGATCAGCTGGCTGTGACCGCTTTCGCAGGTGACGAGGACGCACCCAAGGACGAGGAGACCGCCCAGCTCTGGGAGGAACAGGGAATCGCCAAGGACCACATCTTCTTCCTCCCCAAGGAGGACAACTGGTGGGGTCCCGCCGGACAGACCGGTCCCTGCGGTCCCGACACCGAGATCTTCTTCATCGACAAGACCAAGAAACCCTGCGGTCCCGAGTGCAGGCCCGGCTGCCACTGCGGCTACTACACCGAGATCTGGAACAATGTCTTCATGCAGTACTTCAAGGACAAGGACGGAAAGTTCACTCCCCTGAAGCAGAAGAACGTGGACACCGGTATGGGTCTGGAGAGGGCGCTCCGTGTCCTCTGCGGTACCGAGACCGTCTACGAGACCCCTCTCTTCACCGGCATCATCGGCAAAATCGAGGAGCTCTCCGGCAAGAAGTACGCCGACGACATGAAGGCATTCAGGGTCGTCGCCGACCACCTCAGGGCATCCACCTTCCTCATCGCCGACGGAGTGGTCCCCACCAAGATGGGTGCGGGTTACATCCTCAGGCGTCTCATCAGGAGGGCCAGCAGGTACATGTCCTCCCTCGGAATCGAGGAATCCGGCCACATGAAGGATGTGTCCCAGGTCGTCATCAACGAATACTCCGCGGCATACCCAGAGCTCAAGCAGAACGAGCAGACCATCCTCACCACCATCACCGAGGAGGAGGAGAAATTCCACAAGAACCTCAGGAAGGGAATGAGGAGGTTCGAGGAGATGGTCGCCAACAACGGCGATGCCAAGGTGCTCCCCGGAGACAAGGTGTTCCAGCTCTACGACACCTTCGGATTCCCCATCGAACTCACCAAGGAACTGGCGGAGGAGCGCGGATTCCAGGTCGACGTGGATGACTTCAACGGCAGGTTCAAGCAGCACCAGGAGACCTCTAGGATGGATACCAACCAGACCTTCAAGGGAGGTCTTGCGGACCACAGCGAGGAGACCACCAAACTCCACACCGCGACCCACCTGCTCAACGCGGCACTCAGGACTCTCATCGACCCTGACATCCGCCAGAAGGGAAGCAACATCACTCCCGAGAGGCTGAGGTTCGACTTCAACATCGACAGGAAGCTGACTCCCGAGGAGCTCGCATCCATCGAGAAGTACGTCAACGATGCCATCAAGGCCGACATCCCTGTCGTCTGCGAGGAGATGACCCTCGAAGAGGCACGTGCCAGGAACGCCATCGGTGTCTTCGACAGCAAGTACGGCGAGAAGGTCAAGGTCTACACCATGGGCGATGTCTCCTGCGAGATCTGCGGAGGCCCGCACGTACAGCACACCGGCGAACTCCAGGGATTCAAGATCCAGAAACAGGAGAACGTCGCGGCAGGTGTCAAGCGTATCAAAGCAGTCGTCGGAAAGTTCGACTGA
- a CDS encoding chorismate synthase AroC, with product MYALGKKLRMSVFGKSHAPCVGCVLEGVPRGTEIDTEAMIHELALRKPSKGIGTDRVEKDLPHIVTGIADGKADGNPIIIEIMNGDVDDSKYLPFMETPRPGHADLPALLELPKFDITGGGQFSGRLTAPIVAAGSIARKLLEEKGIRIGAFCRSIGPVKDGSDRTLEDTRESRKYPTRACDETLNRRFDECIMAARADKDSVGGVVECIITGVPIGFGGIWFESLDAELAHAMFGIPACKGVEFGKGFAITEMRGSQSNDAYRFDDGRIITKTNNMGGIVGGMADGADIVFRVAFKPTPSIGAKQETVNLKTCENAELEIKGRHDPCIAPRAVSVVEAVAALVLADQMERGL from the coding sequence ATGTACGCCCTAGGAAAGAAACTGAGAATGTCCGTCTTCGGAAAGAGCCATGCCCCCTGCGTAGGCTGCGTATTGGAGGGTGTCCCCCGCGGAACGGAGATAGATACCGAGGCGATGATACATGAGCTCGCACTCCGCAAGCCTTCCAAAGGCATCGGTACCGACCGTGTCGAGAAGGACCTTCCCCACATCGTGACCGGAATTGCTGACGGCAAGGCTGACGGCAACCCGATTATAATCGAGATCATGAACGGCGATGTGGACGATTCCAAGTATCTGCCGTTCATGGAGACTCCCCGCCCCGGACATGCGGACCTCCCTGCATTGCTGGAACTCCCCAAATTCGATATCACCGGCGGAGGCCAATTCTCCGGCAGACTCACCGCCCCCATCGTGGCGGCAGGCAGCATCGCCAGGAAACTCCTGGAGGAGAAGGGGATCCGCATCGGTGCCTTCTGCAGATCCATCGGACCCGTGAAGGATGGATCCGACCGCACCCTGGAAGATACGAGGGAATCCAGAAAATATCCCACCCGCGCCTGCGACGAAACACTCAACAGAAGATTCGACGAATGCATCATGGCCGCCAGAGCGGACAAGGACAGTGTCGGAGGAGTGGTGGAATGTATCATCACCGGTGTCCCCATAGGTTTCGGCGGCATCTGGTTCGAATCGCTTGACGCAGAGCTGGCACATGCCATGTTCGGTATCCCCGCTTGTAAGGGCGTGGAATTCGGAAAGGGCTTTGCCATCACCGAGATGAGGGGTTCGCAGTCCAACGACGCATACCGCTTCGATGACGGAAGGATAATCACAAAGACAAACAACATGGGCGGAATAGTCGGCGGAATGGCCGACGGTGCGGATATCGTGTTCCGCGTAGCGTTCAAGCCCACCCCGTCCATAGGCGCCAAACAAGAAACGGTCAATCTCAAGACCTGCGAGAATGCCGAGCTTGAGATCAAGGGCAGGCACGACCCGTGCATAGCACCGCGTGCAGTATCCGTGGTCGAGGCCGTAGCGGCACTCGTACTGGCGGACCAGATGGAGAGAGGACTATGA
- a CDS encoding chorismate mutase AroH2, giving the protein MSDMLEVLRTDIAECDREIMVILRKRLDLAISIGKYKAEHGMGAHNPSVEKRVIERYREIAVELGMNPDIAERICRCIMEESVANEEAVIDKV; this is encoded by the coding sequence ATGAGCGATATGCTGGAAGTACTGAGAACCGACATAGCCGAATGCGACCGCGAGATAATGGTCATCCTCAGGAAGAGACTCGATCTGGCGATCTCCATCGGAAAGTACAAGGCAGAGCACGGTATGGGGGCACATAATCCCTCCGTCGAGAAACGTGTAATCGAGAGATACCGTGAGATTGCGGTGGAACTCGGGATGAACCCTGACATCGCAGAGAGGATCTGCAGATGCATCATGGAAGAATCCGTCGCCAACGAAGAGGCAGTAATCGATAAGGTATGA
- a CDS encoding transmembrane protein has product MNMTDVANLKKRMLILGIASAVILVGLTVLCALKFSTLEKSGMILYMMAVPIFMTVLAFAFGYLDINEKMDDDDITYMLRRTYIFGGVMFTITLIAELALYLST; this is encoded by the coding sequence ATGAACATGACAGACGTTGCCAACCTGAAGAAAAGAATGCTCATCCTGGGTATCGCATCCGCAGTAATCCTTGTGGGACTTACAGTGCTCTGCGCCCTGAAGTTCAGCACCCTCGAAAAATCCGGGATGATTCTGTACATGATGGCCGTTCCGATCTTCATGACCGTACTGGCCTTTGCCTTCGGATATCTGGATATCAACGAGAAGATGGATGACGATGATATCACGTACATGCTCCGCAGGACCTACATCTTCGGAGGCGTGATGTTCACCATCACTCTCATCGCAGAACTGGCACTGTATCTCAGCACCTGA
- a CDS encoding dihydroxy-acid dehydratase IlvD encodes MRSDVIKHGVDAAPARSLLRADGLVDEDFDKPFIGIANSWNEVVPGHIHLNKIVEAVKEGIREAGGVPFVFGTPAVCDGIAMGHKGMRYSLISREVISDCCEVMVEGHAMDGWVGVSNCDKVTPGMLMAAGRMNIPAIIVTGGAMEAGNGVESGMDLQTVFEAIGKVQVGKENEEYLHKVECQACPGAGSCSGLFTANTMACLTETMGMSLTGCGTSLALDAKKLEIAKESGKKIVELARKGIKPRDIVNAHSIHNAICVDMAIGGSTNTALHIPAISKEFGCPVSLDEFDKISRVIPHITSLRPAGAYHIRDLDNAGGIPAVLKRLQQFLEDADTVNGRSVMEIANSAKVLDEDVLRPVDNPYHKQGGIAILKGNIAPLGSVIKQAAVSPKMMVFSGKAKCFDSELDANAAIRAGKIVAGDVIVIRYEGPKGAPGMPEMLSPTSIIQGMGLGESVALITDGRFSGATRGGAIGHISPEAYERGPIAALQDGDIIDIDIPNRKLNARLTDEEIKARLEKVKIVERPVTGVQKKYRKLVTNGVNGAYLE; translated from the coding sequence ATGAGAAGCGACGTCATCAAACACGGAGTCGATGCCGCACCCGCAAGGAGTCTGCTCAGGGCCGACGGACTTGTGGACGAGGATTTTGACAAACCTTTCATCGGAATAGCCAACTCCTGGAACGAGGTAGTTCCCGGGCACATCCACCTCAACAAGATCGTGGAAGCCGTCAAAGAGGGAATCAGGGAAGCGGGAGGAGTCCCCTTCGTATTCGGAACCCCCGCTGTCTGCGACGGAATCGCCATGGGACACAAGGGAATGAGATACTCTCTCATCTCCCGTGAGGTCATCTCCGACTGCTGCGAGGTCATGGTGGAAGGACACGCCATGGACGGTTGGGTCGGAGTCAGCAACTGTGACAAGGTCACCCCCGGTATGCTCATGGCTGCCGGAAGGATGAACATCCCCGCCATCATCGTCACCGGAGGTGCCATGGAGGCAGGAAACGGCGTCGAGAGCGGCATGGACCTCCAGACAGTCTTCGAGGCCATCGGAAAGGTCCAGGTAGGCAAGGAGAACGAGGAATACCTCCACAAGGTGGAGTGTCAGGCCTGTCCCGGCGCGGGAAGCTGCTCCGGACTCTTCACCGCCAACACCATGGCCTGTCTGACCGAGACCATGGGAATGTCCCTGACCGGCTGCGGAACCTCCCTCGCACTCGATGCAAAGAAGCTGGAGATCGCCAAGGAATCCGGAAAGAAAATCGTAGAGCTCGCCAGGAAAGGCATCAAGCCCCGCGACATCGTCAACGCACACTCCATTCACAATGCGATCTGCGTCGACATGGCCATCGGAGGATCCACCAACACCGCCCTCCATATCCCCGCCATTTCCAAGGAGTTCGGATGCCCCGTATCTCTCGACGAGTTCGACAAGATCTCCCGTGTCATCCCCCACATCACCAGCCTCAGGCCCGCAGGAGCATACCACATCCGCGACCTCGACAATGCGGGAGGAATCCCTGCAGTGCTCAAGAGGCTGCAGCAGTTCCTGGAGGATGCTGACACCGTCAACGGACGTTCCGTCATGGAGATCGCCAACAGTGCCAAGGTCCTCGACGAGGACGTTCTCAGGCCAGTCGACAATCCCTACCATAAGCAGGGCGGAATCGCCATTCTGAAGGGAAACATCGCTCCTCTCGGATCCGTCATCAAGCAGGCTGCCGTGAGCCCCAAGATGATGGTCTTCTCCGGAAAGGCCAAGTGTTTCGACTCCGAGCTCGATGCCAACGCCGCCATCAGGGCAGGCAAGATCGTCGCAGGAGACGTCATCGTCATCAGGTACGAGGGACCCAAGGGAGCTCCCGGAATGCCTGAGATGCTCTCCCCCACCAGTATCATCCAGGGAATGGGACTCGGAGAGTCCGTCGCCCTCATCACCGACGGTAGGTTCTCCGGAGCCACCAGGGGAGGAGCCATCGGACACATCTCTCCCGAAGCCTACGAGCGCGGACCCATCGCCGCTCTCCAGGACGGGGACATCATCGATATCGACATCCCCAACAGGAAGCTCAACGCGAGACTCACCGACGAGGAGATCAAAGCCCGTCTCGAGAAGGTCAAGATCGTCGAGCGCCCCGTCACCGGCGTTCAGAAGAAGTACAGGAAGCTCGTCACCAACGGTGTGAACGGAGCTTACCTCGAGTGA
- a CDS encoding ribosomal protein S10P Rps10p: protein MSQRARISLSGTDPTMVDSVCNQIKGISQRTGVAIRGPVPLPTKKLKVACRKSPDGEGSETYDRWEMRIHKRLIDLDADERALRQLMRIQVPDGVNIEIVLRSN, encoded by the coding sequence ATGTCCCAGCGTGCTAGAATCTCTCTCAGCGGCACCGACCCTACCATGGTTGACAGCGTTTGCAACCAGATCAAGGGCATTTCTCAGAGGACCGGCGTAGCCATCCGCGGACCCGTTCCCCTCCCTACCAAGAAGCTCAAGGTCGCCTGCAGGAAATCTCCTGACGGAGAGGGAAGCGAGACCTATGACAGGTGGGAGATGCGCATCCACAAGAGGCTTATCGACCTCGACGCGGACGAGCGTGCTCTCAGGCAGCTGATGAGGATCCAGGTTCCCGATGGCGTCAACATCGAGATCGTCCTCCGCAGCAACTGA
- a CDS encoding translation elongation factor aEF-1 alpha, which translates to MASNKPHMNLVIIGHVDHGKSTLTGRILLETGAIDPHIIEKYKKEAEEKGKGSFYFAWVMDGLKEERERGVTIDVAHKKFETDKYFFTVIDAPGHRDFVKNMITGTSQADAAIITCSAIEGPQAQTKEHVFLATTLGVKQIIIAINKMDAVKYDEAKYNEAKEGMSKLLKMVGNKVENIPFIPVSAYMGDNIKTASANTPWYKGPTLIQALDALSVPEKHTEKPLRVPVQDVYTITGIGTVPVGRVETGVMTPNTKVIFEPSHVSGVVKSIEMHHEQMAKAEPGDNIGFNVGGVAKNDIKRGDVAGPVDNPPAVAKTFTAQIIVLNHPSVITVGYTPVFHVHTAQVACQFVEIIQASRAGKPLTDLSFLKNGDNAVVKLKPMKPLVIEPAKDFPPLGRFAIRDMGQTVAAGVCTAVERAN; encoded by the coding sequence ATGGCAAGCAACAAACCGCACATGAACCTCGTCATCATCGGACACGTCGACCACGGAAAATCCACCCTGACCGGAAGGATCCTGCTCGAGACCGGTGCAATCGACCCCCACATCATCGAGAAATACAAGAAAGAAGCTGAGGAGAAAGGAAAGGGATCCTTCTACTTCGCCTGGGTCATGGATGGACTCAAGGAGGAGAGGGAGCGTGGAGTTACCATCGACGTTGCCCACAAGAAGTTCGAGACCGACAAGTACTTCTTCACCGTCATCGACGCACCCGGACACCGTGACTTCGTCAAGAACATGATCACTGGTACCTCCCAGGCCGATGCAGCTATCATCACCTGTTCCGCAATCGAGGGTCCTCAGGCACAGACCAAGGAGCACGTCTTCCTTGCAACCACCCTCGGTGTAAAGCAGATCATCATCGCCATCAACAAGATGGACGCCGTCAAATACGACGAGGCCAAGTACAACGAGGCCAAAGAGGGAATGTCCAAGCTCCTGAAGATGGTCGGAAACAAGGTCGAGAACATCCCCTTCATCCCCGTCTCCGCATACATGGGCGACAACATCAAGACCGCTTCCGCCAACACCCCCTGGTACAAGGGCCCCACCCTCATCCAGGCACTCGACGCACTCAGCGTTCCCGAGAAGCACACCGAGAAGCCCCTCCGTGTCCCCGTTCAGGATGTCTACACCATCACCGGTATCGGAACCGTTCCTGTCGGCCGTGTCGAGACCGGAGTCATGACCCCCAACACCAAGGTCATCTTCGAGCCTTCCCACGTCAGCGGAGTCGTCAAATCCATCGAGATGCACCACGAGCAGATGGCCAAGGCAGAGCCCGGAGACAACATCGGATTCAACGTCGGTGGAGTCGCAAAGAACGACATCAAGAGGGGAGACGTCGCAGGACCTGTTGACAACCCCCCTGCAGTCGCAAAGACCTTCACCGCACAGATCATCGTGCTCAACCACCCCTCTGTCATCACCGTCGGATACACTCCTGTGTTCCACGTCCACACCGCTCAGGTCGCATGCCAGTTCGTTGAGATCATCCAGGCATCCCGCGCTGGAAAGCCCCTCACCGACCTGTCCTTCCTGAAGAACGGTGACAACGCAGTCGTCAAGCTCAAGCCCATGAAGCCCCTCGTCATCGAGCCCGCAAAGGACTTCCCCCCGCTCGGAAGGTTTGCAATCCGTGACATGGGACAGACTGTCGCTGCTGGTGTCTGCACCGCAGTCGAGCGCGCAAACTGA